The window CACCCACTAAGCCGTGAGTACATGTTTGCTTCGCATTTGTCAGGGGAACCGGCTCATATTATTGCCTTAAATCATTTAAATCTCAAGGCTTGTTTAGATATGGGGGTGCGACTGGGTGAAGCGATTGGGGCCTCTATTGTTGTTGATATGTTAAGCGTTTCGATCAATATGTTCAATAATATGGCCACGTTCGAGAAGGCCGGAGTTTCTGAACGGCTATAGTGGAACCCAACTTGAGGAGGCATAAATATGTTTGATGATATAAATTCTTTGATCAAGCCGTTAGATTTGGCAGCAATGGAGAAGTGCCAACTGCGACTGGATAATCTGACTAAGCCACTGGGCAGCCTGCATTCTTTCGAACATTTAGCACTGCAAATGGCTGGAATAACCGGGAATGCTCGACCGCAAAATTTAAAGAAGAGTATTATTTTAATGGCTGGCGATCATGGTGTTGCAGCCGAAGGCGTCAGTGCCTATCCCCAAGAAGTTACTGCGCAGATGGTTGATAATTTCTGCAATGGCGGTGCGGCAATTAATGTCTTTGCTCAGCATGTTGATGCGGAGCTAGTATTAGTTGACATGGGGGTTGCGGCTGACCTATCTAACTATGCGCAAATTTATCATAAGAAAATTGCATATGGCACGAATAATATTGCAAAAGGCCCTGCTATGACTCGCGAACAAGCAAAGCAGGCTGTCGAAGCGGGTATGGAAATCGCAAGCAATGAGATTGCTAAAGGAGTCAGGGTTTTAGGTCTTGGTGAAATGGGAATTGCCAATACAACTTCCAGTACGGCCATTATTTCCTGTTATGCCCAAGAAAGTGTGGCGACACTGGCCGGACATGGTACTGGCATTTCCGAAGAAGAACTCCATAAAAAAGTTCGAGTTATCCAAACGGCTTTAGAGGTCAATCATCCTGATCGGGAAGATCCTATGGGTGTATTGAGTTCGCTTGGCGGGTTTGAAATTGCCGGTTTGGTTGGGGTTATACTAGGAGCTGCCGCAGGTGGTGCGGCCGTTGTAGTAGATGGTTTGATTACCAGTGCGGCGGCATTGCTTGCAGTGAAAATTGCGCCTCAAGTGAAGGCGTTTCTGATCGGTTCACATTATTCGGTTGAGCCTGCACATAAAATTGCACTTGATTTGATTGGTGTTCCTGCCTATTTGCATTTGGATATGCGCTTAGGTGAAGGTACTGGCGCAGCGCTGGGGATGTCACTGATTAATGCTTCCTTACATGTCATTAACGATATGAAAACGTTTGGTGAAGCCGAAGTGGCTGTCGCCCAAGATGGTCCTGGTGCACTGAAACAAAGTAAAGATGTTAAAGATTAGTTGAATTTAGAGAGGCAGCGTTATAGCTAGCCTCTTTTTTAATTAAAACTTTTTTAAAAATCTTCATGAGATATTCACAAAGTTATTGTATAGTAGCATTACAATCTATGAGGAAAGGATTTGATTTGATGAAGAAGAAAGTAGCTGCTTTAGTTGTTGGAGGATTGCTAAGCATTTCAGCATTTGGCTATAGTTCTTATGCTGCAGAAAAGCTTGATGACCAAAAGGCTGTACATGGCAGTATGATGAATGGTGCGCATGGAGATATGGCTAATATGATGAAGGACCCGGAGATGCAAAAGAAATGTATTGAAATGATGAAATCACCAGAGATGCAAGCTATGATGGCTAATATGTTGAAAACTCCGGAAATGCAAGGAGTAGTAAAGCAAATGATGCAAAATGACCCAGAGCTTCACACTATTATGCAGGACTTGGTTAATTCTGTTGATATGAATGATCATGCTGCGGCAGGAAGCACCGCTAATTCAATGAATCACGGCAGTCATCATCAGTAAACTATCAAGACTATAAGGAAATCCCCAATTTGGCAGGCAACTGCAAAATTGGGGATTTCCTTATAATCTTAAACGGTGTCAAACGGTTTTTGAGGCGCATAGTATAAATTAGCCTACCAACTACTTACTTACTAAAGGAGGAAGATATTATGGGCTTTGGTGGTTTTGGCGGTCGAGATAATAATTGCGTATGGATCATTATTATCATTATTATTCTATTATTCTTCTTCTGTGATGACGATTGTTCTGTCACATGCTAAAATCCTCGGTTTATATGCTGAATACTTGGTTTGAATAAAAAGCTGCTACTTCATGTAGCGGCTTTTTACTGTAATTGGATTTCATTCAGCCCACCTGGAATATTCATGATAGGGAATCTGAATTGAGCAATATAGTTAAATAATAGGCTATTAAATTCGGATTATGGTTACAGGATTTCAGTAATTTATTACGGAAACAATAATAAGATAAGACTGTGATCAAATGAGTTGCTATAGACGGACAAGGAGGATAAGCTGTGAAGGAATATGAGAAGATCAATCAGCTATATCAATTAATTGAAACTCGTACAGCGGCAGATTTGCCTGGACCCTATAAGGTAGGCGTGGATCTTGGTACAGCCGATGTGGTATTAGTAGTGACTGATCATGAGGGGAATCCAGTTGCAGGCAGTATGCGATGGGCTTCGGTTGTTAAGGATGGCTTGGTCGTTGATTTCCGTGGTGCAACTACGATTGTTGAAGAACTTAAATATGAAGTTGAAGAAATCTTGGGAATTGAATTGGATAAAGGTGCAACCGCCATTCCTCCAGGGACGGTAGGGCGTAATGCATTAGCTTGCAGCCATGTCATTGCAGGGGCTGGATTGGATCCTGTTTGTCAGGTAGACGAACCTGTGGCAGCAGCAAAAGCCTTGAATATAACCCATGGTATTGTTGTGGATATTGGGGGCGGGACTACCGGAATAGCTGTGTTGAAAAACGGTGAACTGGTTTTTACTGCCGATGAACCGACTGGTGGTACTCATGTTTCGTTGGTATTGGCTGGTGCGTATAAAATATCATTTGAAGAAGCGGAGCAGCTGAAAAAAGATCCGCGAAATCATCGTCAGATTATGCCTGTCATTTTGCCGGTTATCGAAAAGATGGCTACCATTGTTAAGAATATGTTGTCCGGCTGCGATGAATATGATGACTATCCTGTTTATGTAGTTGGTGGAACTGCTTATTTAACGGGTTTTGGAATTGAATTCAGCAAAGCTTTCGGTCGTGAGGTCTTTGTTCCACCCCATCCGTTATTAGTAACCCCTTTAGGCATTGCTATGTTTGGCTAAATAAAGTACAAGTATTGATGGTATAAAAAGCCATTGATACTTGTTTTAATTTTTCCTGATTATTATCAATGTGAATGTTCGTGTTATTTTTAAAGACTGCCAGATGTTGTACTATTCTTGTACAGTCCTGCCATAAATTTAGAATAAAACAATTATTGGGGGACCACAGATGAGAGCTCTAATAGCAGTCTTTTTAGTTTGCCTAATGACGTTCCCTGCATATGCAGCACAGAAGGTGCTAGACCGGGTAGAAACCAGTGATCAGATTATTGCCGTAACAGTTGAAGGCATTCATGATAAAGGTGCCTTGGAAGAATTGACCACTATTTGTCTGCAGGAAAAGATCAGTGCAAGTATTTTTAGTACTGAGCAATTTATTACCGATAATGCTGCGCTGATCAGCCGCACTCAGACGATTGGATTGGAGTTTGGCATTTTAGAGAATACAAATCATGATTGGGTTAGGCTGACAAAAGAAGAAATTGTCCAGCGACTGCAGAAAGCTGATGCTGCAATAAAGAGCGTTACGGGGAAAGCGAATAAGTTTGTTCGTTTTCAAAACCATGAGCTTGAACAGCATTTTGTACAAGCCAGTGCTGCAGATAATTTGAGTTATACCATAATACGAGGAATTGATGCAACTGTGTGGTCGGTAAGTGCCGACTTATCAGCAATCGAGAAGACCATGACTACATTGAAGCCTGGAGATATTATCAATATTAATATGTTACAAAAGCCTGCTAAAGGGGTGCTTTTGCAACTTATCCGAAGTGCAAAAGCAAGAGGCTACAAAATTGTAACAGTAAGTGAGTTGTTGTCGGCAATCCGGGAACCTGCTGAGATAAAGCCAGCTCCAAAAGCGTATTCGGTGATACGCCGTATTAATAAGCCTTTGCAGCCAACCGTTTTTCTTACTTTCGATGACAGTGGAAATGAACGTCAGATTGAAGAATTATTAAATGTTTTACAAGATAATCAGGTGAAAAGTACTTTTTTTCTTACCGGCAACTGGGTTTATCGAAGCCCAGAACTAGTACGGCGAATCGCCAAAGCAGGGCACGAAATCGCCAATCACAGTTTTTCGCATACTTCGTTTATACAGTTAAGTAATGATGAGATGATCAATGAAATTAAAGCAACAGAAAATGCTGTGCTTGAGGTTACAGGCAAGCCATTACTTAAGTATTTTCGTCCTCCTTACGGAGAGTATAATGGGGCAGTTGATGATGTCTTAAAGCAATTGGGTTATGAAGCCTTAATTTTGTGGGATGTTGATACTCGTGACTGGAGTGGCTTAAGCGCCGCAAGTATTATTGAAGAGATTCGTAGTCATGTTGCCAATGGTTCAATTATTTTGTTTCATATTCATGGTGCCAATACGGCTTTGGCATTAGCCAAAATCATTCCAGAATTAAAAGAACAGGGATATATTCTGGATAGACTGAGCAGTGCTTTATAATGGGCGATGAGTTGTAAATTTTATTAGTGAAGGAATAGGACTATCAACAAGGCTGGAGAATTATATTCCAAAAGAAATGTTAGGGGCGATTGATGTGTACAGTTTTCTGTTAACTGATGATGAACAGATCTTAAAAAAAGATTTGGCCAATTTATACTGTGATGGCGAAGCTTTTAACGGGGCGTTATATCTAACCAATGATCGTATTGTCTTTGTGGGTTATATCCTGGATATTAATAATAAATATCTTGAAGAAATACCTCTAACGCATGTGCAAGAGCTAAAGCAGGAAAAAACCTTTTTTTTCATTCCCAATGTATTAGTGATAACAACCATCAAGGAACGGATTCTAAAGTTTGTCGTAAATCGCCGAAGTGAGTGGTACTCGAACATTCTTGAACAAATCAATAAATAATAAAAGCAGCAATCCATCAGGGTTGCTGCTTTTATTATTTATTGGATTGTATGCAATTGCAGTGCTAAACATATAATAAACAAGAAGGGAGTGAGGATGGTGAAACTACTTTCCGTTGGATTGACTGACACAACAGATGAGGTGCGGTCGCGATTACAGCATGATTGTATAAGTTTGACTCAGGAAGGCTTTCGCATCGCCATTGATGAAATAAATAAAGGGAATTATACCTTTCTCGGATGCAATGTCATTGAAGGAGAATTGTCATTCCGTAATTATGAAAGGATTAAGCATCTATTAAAAAATTATGTTGCTACTATTTTAGCCGAAATGATTGTAACCCATGAGGAAAAAAAGTTAATTAAAAGAATTGTTGATCATAATTATTACTATTTCAATGATTCGGAGCGTGAGACTATTTACCGGAATGCTCTGAATTTATTGGAGAGTACCAGCATCCTTGAACCCTCGTTTAATTTTATGACTCGCCGGCAGAATATCTCGCTAAAAATTCTGGAATATCTAGATACACATCATGAGCTTGTTGTTGAAGGATTTATTAATTTTAGATTAAAAGAGTATCGTGATAAGCTGACCGAGTTAGTTGAAAAAGCAGTGGATGACTTTATGATGGAAATTGAATATAAAGAGTTTATCAGTGTTTTGCGCTATTTTGTTGATGTCCAGGATAGCCGTGTGGAAGAAGTGCACGTCGTTATTGATAAAGGCGGGAAATATAGAGTTCTTGATTCTAAAGGTAAAGCGGTTGCCAGTCAATATCTGGATAATTTCGCTTCTCAATGCAGCGGCGAAATCAATTATGAAGATTTGCTGATTACAGCATTAATTACTATTGCCCCTTATAATATTATTTTACACAATGCACCTGCTAATGCCAGCGGCGGAGTAGGCAGTATTGTTGAAACCATCAAGAATGTGTTTGAGGGGCGGGTTGTTGTTTGCAGCGGTTGTGAATTTTGTTTAGCCAGTCTTCAATCTTGACAGGGATTAAAGAGAATTATATAATAATTAAAACTAAAATATCATGAATAGTAATGCAGAGGACACGATAATGGATGTTGGGCGCTTACAGAGAGAAATGCCATGGCTGCAAGCATTTTAACGCACAGGCTGTTATTACCACCTTTAAACTGCTTGGCTGAAATGAGTAAGCTTAGCCGGGGGCAACCTCGTTATCGAATTGAGATGGACTATTTTTAGTCAATCAGGGTGGAATCGCGGGTAGAACTCTCGTCCCTATTAGGGATGAGGGTTTTTTTGTTTTATTATTCAACAGGTACCAGTGCTTGCCAAATATAGGCAACGGTTGGGTTTCAATAATTAAGGAGGATGTAAAGATGGGAAAACTTAAAATTACTCTTAAAGATGGAAATGTCCGTGAAGTTGAGCCGGGAATTACTTTAGCTGAGTTCGCGCAGTCCTTAAGCCGCAGTTTAGCTAAAAGTGCTTTAGCTGCTAAACTTGACGGGCAGTTAGTTGATCTGAACTGTAAGCTGCAGAACGATGCTAGTGTGGAATTCGTGACATTTGACGATGAAGAAGGCAAAACAGTTTTTCGCCATACTGCCTCGCACATTATGGCGCAAGCCGTCAAACGTCTTTATGGTAATGTTCAATTAGCTATTGGCCCTGCGATAGCTAATGGTTTTTATTATGATTTTGATACAGAACAGCCTTTTGCTCCTGAAGATCTTGCCAAGATCCAAGCTGAAATTGAAAAAATCATTCAAGCCAACTTGCCGATTGAACGCATGGAGTTATCTCGGGATGAAGCAATTCAGTTTTTTGAAGAACAAGGGGAAAGTTATAAAGTTGAACTAATCAGAGACTTGCCAGCTGATGTCACAATTTCCTTATACAAGCAAGGTGAGTTTACTGATTTGTGTGCAGGCCCGCATGTGCCTTCAACAGGGCGGGTTAAAGCCATTAAAATTCAAAGTCTTGCTGGCGCTTACTGGCGTGGTGATGAAAAACGTAAAATGCTGCAGCGAATTTATGGAACAGCTTTTGAGAAGAAAGCCGATCTTGACGCTTACTTAACTATGCTGGAAGAAGCAGCAAAGCGTGACCATCGCAAACTTGGACGCGAATTGGATTTATTCAGTCTGCAGGAGGAAGGGCCTGGATTTCCGTTTTTTCATCCTAAGGGCATGATTATTCGCAATGAACTGGAAAACTTCTGGCGCAAACTTCATGTGAAGTATGGCTATCAGGAGATCAAAACTCCGATTATTCTTAATCAGAAATTATGGCAGCAATCAGGGCATTGGGATCACTATCGTGAGAATATGTATTTTACCAGCATTGACGATGAAGGATATGCGGTTAAGCCTATGAATTGCCCTGGAGGCATGTTGGTATATCGCACTCAGCATCATAGTTACCGAGATCTGCCGTTGCGTACTGCGGAATTAGGGCTGGTGCATCGTCATGAACTTTCTGGTGCTTTGCATGGCTTAATGCGGGTACGCAGTTTCACACAAGATGATGCTCATATTTTTATGCTGCCATCGCAAATCAAGTCTGAAATCAATGGAATTATTGACTTGTTTGATACTGTTTACCGGACTTTTGGCTTAAGCTATCATGCCGAGTTAAGTACCAAACCGGAGAAAGCTATGGGATCAGACGAAGTGTGGGAAACAGCAACCAATGCTTTGCGCGAAGCGTTGGAAGAGCGTGGGATGGTTTATAAGATCAATGCAGGTGATGGGGCTTTCTATGGTCCAAAAATTGATTTTCATTTGCGTGATTCAATTGGTCGTACTTGGCAGTGCGGAACTATCCAGCTGGATATGATGTTACCAGAAAAATTCGATCTGACTTATGTAGGTGAAGATGGACTTAAACATCGTCCGGTCATGGTGCATCGTGTGGTTTATGGCAGTATTGAACGATTTATTGGGATTTTGATAGAGCATTATGCAGGGGCTTTTCCAACTTGGCTGGCACCTGTTCAGGTCAAAATTTTACCAATTACTGATCGGCATATCGAATACGCCAAGCAAGTTGCAGCACTGATGCGCGAGCAGGACATCCGGGTAACCATTGATGACCGCAATGAAAAAATTGGTTATAAAATTCGTGAAGGGCAGCTGGAAAAAGTACCGTACATTTTAGTTGTAGGCGACAAAGAGGCAGAAACAAATGCTGTCGCTGTAAGAAAACGCGGTGCAGGAGATCTTGGCGCTCAGGCTGTCAGCGAGTTTATTTCCGCTATCATCGAGGAAATTGCTAAAAAAGCCAATTAGTTGCTTGACATTGCTGGAATATGGTGCTAATATTACATGGTAAGTTTAAAATATGAAGTAGAGGCCATCCGCTTCTCACCTTTCAGCGCAGTTGCAGCTAGTAAGGTTGATAATTGACCGTAGTTTGTTTCGACTATTGGTGCGGGTGGCTTTTGTCACCCGCTTTTATTATTTTTAATCTCAAAATTTTCAGGAGGTGAGTCTCAATTAGTAAAGAAACTTTAAAAATTAATGAGGAAATTCGTGCAAGAGAGGTTCGTGTGACCAGTTCCACTGGCGAGCAACTGGGTATTATGCAGCTACGGGATGCTTTGCGGCTAGCTGGAGAACAGCAGCTGGATTTAGTTGAAGTAGCGCCAATGGCCAAGCCCCCGGTATGTCGCATCATGGATTATGGAAAATTTAAATTCGAACAGCAAAAGCGCGATAAAGAGGCGAAGAAAAAACAAAAAGTTGTTACCGTAAAAGAGGTAAAGCTTCGTCCTAATATTGAAGATCACGATTTTAACGTCAAGCTAAAAAATGCACTAAGGTTTATCGAAGATGGTGACAAGGTAAAAGTAACCATCATGTTTCGGGGGCGGGAACTTTCTCATCCTGAACTAGGTAGACAAGTATTGGTTAAAATGGCAAACGAACTGAAAAATCTTGTAACAATTGAGCGTGAGCCTAAGCTTGAAGGTAAAAATATGATAATGATTCTATCACCAAAGCCGCATAACTAAAGGAGGAACAACAATGCCGAAAATGAAAACTCGTAAAAGTGCCGCAAAACGTTTCAAAATCACCGGTACAGGCGAATTTAAACGTGCAAAAGCGTTTAAAAGTCATATTCTTGAAAAAAAATCTCCATCCCGTAAGCGTAATTTGCGTAAGGCTAGCCTTGTGAGTAAGTCTGATCACGAGCGCGTAGCAAGAATGCTTCCTTACGCCTAAGCAACCACACATATTAATTAGGAGGTAACGAACATGCCAAGAGTAAAAAAAGGCGTGACTGCACATAGACGTCATAAAAAGATTTTAAAGTTAGCTAAAGGTTTTAGAGGTTCAAGAAGCAAACAGTTCAAAAAAGCTAACGAAACTGTAATGAAAGCTCTCTACTACGCTCGTCGCGACCGTCGCGCTAAAAAGGGTGAATTCCGGAAATTATGGATTGCCCGTATTAATGCTGCGGCTCGTATCAATGGTATTTCCTATAGCCAATTAATCAATGGCTTAAAGAAAGCCGGCGTAGAAGTTAATCGCAAAATGCTTGCTGATTTAGCTATTCATGACAGTGCTGCTTTTGGACAACTTGTTTCAACTGCTAAAGAGCAACTGTAAGATAGTTTTAATGAAGGATTTCGGTCTTGTGACCGGAATCCTTTTTTGTTGAAAAAACTAATTGAAAAAGATTGATTTTTTCGAAAATTTAGTCGTTTTTTTGCAGGTTTTTTTTGGCAGTTTTAGAATATTATATAGTAAATGAATCAAACTATAGACAATAAATTTTAACCCGAAGGAGGAGTTTCCCTTGGCCTTGGTTACAATGCGAGAAATACTTCAGGATGCCCGGAAGAGAAAGTATGCTGTTGGAGGATTTAACGTATTCAATTTTGAAACTCTTGGTGCCGTTGTGGAAGTAGCAGAAGAGCTTAAGACTCCCCTAGTTGTTGGAATTCCTGAACGTCTATTCAAGTTTGTCGATGTTGATACCTTAAGTGCTGCAATGGTGCGTTTGGCAAAGAGAGCTACTATTCCAATTGCATTACATTTGGATCATGGGTATACTCATGACGGGATCATGAAGGCCATAGACTGGGGCTTTACTTCTGTGATGTTTGACGGATCAAGTCTGCCCTTTGTGGACAACCTAAATCGCACAAAAGAAATTTGTAAAATAGCCCATTCTCTCGGCATATCAGTCGAAGGAGAATTGGGCTATATTGGTAGTTGCAGCAAAATTGATGCAATAAGCGATGTGCATATGGTTAATTCTGATATGGCAGCCGAATTTGTTGACAAAACTAAGGTTGATGCGCTTGCTGTAGCAATCGGTAATAATCATGGCAGCTATCGAGGGAGTCCTAAGTTGAATTTCTCGCGATTAAACGAATTGAACCAAGCAATAGATATCCCGTTAGTGATGCATGGCGGTTCTAAACTAGCTACAGAAGATTATCGAAACTCAATCATCTCGGGAATATCAAAAGTGAATATTGCCACTGACATGTCCTTGGCAGCTGCTGAGAAACTAAAAGCCGAGTTAAGCAAGACGCCAACCTCAAACTATATTCATTTAATGTCAGTTGTTAAGAAAGGTGTTAAGGATTCTGTTCGAAGCTATATGTTAAACTTTGGCTGCATCTCGAAAGCAATGGCTATATAAGTAATAAAAACACCTGCCACGGGGTGGCAGGTGTTTTTTGCTGAAAAATTTGGTAAAAATAATAGTAATCTTGTAGACGTAGCTTGTGTCTAACATTATAATAAGTCATATTGAATATTTTGGCTGGAGTGGAG is drawn from Sporomusaceae bacterium FL31 and contains these coding sequences:
- the rpmI gene encoding 50S ribosomal protein L35, coding for MPKMKTRKSAAKRFKITGTGEFKRAKAFKSHILEKKSPSRKRNLRKASLVSKSDHERVARMLPYA
- a CDS encoding ethanolamine utilization protein EutJ, with amino-acid sequence MKEYEKINQLYQLIETRTAADLPGPYKVGVDLGTADVVLVVTDHEGNPVAGSMRWASVVKDGLVVDFRGATTIVEELKYEVEEILGIELDKGATAIPPGTVGRNALACSHVIAGAGLDPVCQVDEPVAAAKALNITHGIVVDIGGGTTGIAVLKNGELVFTADEPTGGTHVSLVLAGAYKISFEEAEQLKKDPRNHRQIMPVILPVIEKMATIVKNMLSGCDEYDDYPVYVVGGTAYLTGFGIEFSKAFGREVFVPPHPLLVTPLGIAMFG
- a CDS encoding nicotinate-nucleotide--dimethylbenzimidazole phosphoribosyltransferase; this translates as MFDDINSLIKPLDLAAMEKCQLRLDNLTKPLGSLHSFEHLALQMAGITGNARPQNLKKSIILMAGDHGVAAEGVSAYPQEVTAQMVDNFCNGGAAINVFAQHVDAELVLVDMGVAADLSNYAQIYHKKIAYGTNNIAKGPAMTREQAKQAVEAGMEIASNEIAKGVRVLGLGEMGIANTTSSTAIISCYAQESVATLAGHGTGISEEELHKKVRVIQTALEVNHPDREDPMGVLSSLGGFEIAGLVGVILGAAAGGAAVVVDGLITSAAALLAVKIAPQVKAFLIGSHYSVEPAHKIALDLIGVPAYLHLDMRLGEGTGAALGMSLINASLHVINDMKTFGEAEVAVAQDGPGALKQSKDVKD
- a CDS encoding deacetylase codes for the protein MRALIAVFLVCLMTFPAYAAQKVLDRVETSDQIIAVTVEGIHDKGALEELTTICLQEKISASIFSTEQFITDNAALISRTQTIGLEFGILENTNHDWVRLTKEEIVQRLQKADAAIKSVTGKANKFVRFQNHELEQHFVQASAADNLSYTIIRGIDATVWSVSADLSAIEKTMTTLKPGDIININMLQKPAKGVLLQLIRSAKARGYKIVTVSELLSAIREPAEIKPAPKAYSVIRRINKPLQPTVFLTFDDSGNERQIEELLNVLQDNQVKSTFFLTGNWVYRSPELVRRIAKAGHEIANHSFSHTSFIQLSNDEMINEIKATENAVLEVTGKPLLKYFRPPYGEYNGAVDDVLKQLGYEALILWDVDTRDWSGLSAASIIEEIRSHVANGSIILFHIHGANTALALAKIIPELKEQGYILDRLSSAL
- the fbaA gene encoding fructose-bisphosphate aldolase; this encodes MALVTMREILQDARKRKYAVGGFNVFNFETLGAVVEVAEELKTPLVVGIPERLFKFVDVDTLSAAMVRLAKRATIPIALHLDHGYTHDGIMKAIDWGFTSVMFDGSSLPFVDNLNRTKEICKIAHSLGISVEGELGYIGSCSKIDAISDVHMVNSDMAAEFVDKTKVDALAVAIGNNHGSYRGSPKLNFSRLNELNQAIDIPLVMHGGSKLATEDYRNSIISGISKVNIATDMSLAAAEKLKAELSKTPTSNYIHLMSVVKKGVKDSVRSYMLNFGCISKAMAI
- the thrS_2 gene encoding threonine--tRNA ligase, which translates into the protein MGKLKITLKDGNVREVEPGITLAEFAQSLSRSLAKSALAAKLDGQLVDLNCKLQNDASVEFVTFDDEEGKTVFRHTASHIMAQAVKRLYGNVQLAIGPAIANGFYYDFDTEQPFAPEDLAKIQAEIEKIIQANLPIERMELSRDEAIQFFEEQGESYKVELIRDLPADVTISLYKQGEFTDLCAGPHVPSTGRVKAIKIQSLAGAYWRGDEKRKMLQRIYGTAFEKKADLDAYLTMLEEAAKRDHRKLGRELDLFSLQEEGPGFPFFHPKGMIIRNELENFWRKLHVKYGYQEIKTPIILNQKLWQQSGHWDHYRENMYFTSIDDEGYAVKPMNCPGGMLVYRTQHHSYRDLPLRTAELGLVHRHELSGALHGLMRVRSFTQDDAHIFMLPSQIKSEINGIIDLFDTVYRTFGLSYHAELSTKPEKAMGSDEVWETATNALREALEERGMVYKINAGDGAFYGPKIDFHLRDSIGRTWQCGTIQLDMMLPEKFDLTYVGEDGLKHRPVMVHRVVYGSIERFIGILIEHYAGAFPTWLAPVQVKILPITDRHIEYAKQVAALMREQDIRVTIDDRNEKIGYKIREGQLEKVPYILVVGDKEAETNAVAVRKRGAGDLGAQAVSEFISAIIEEIAKKAN
- the rplT gene encoding 50S ribosomal protein L20: MPRVKKGVTAHRRHKKILKLAKGFRGSRSKQFKKANETVMKALYYARRDRRAKKGEFRKLWIARINAAARINGISYSQLINGLKKAGVEVNRKMLADLAIHDSAAFGQLVSTAKEQL
- the infC gene encoding translation initiation factor IF-3 yields the protein MTSSTGEQLGIMQLRDALRLAGEQQLDLVEVAPMAKPPVCRIMDYGKFKFEQQKRDKEAKKKQKVVTVKEVKLRPNIEDHDFNVKLKNALRFIEDGDKVKVTIMFRGRELSHPELGRQVLVKMANELKNLVTIEREPKLEGKNMIMILSPKPHN